The segment GGTGCATATCGAACAGTATGCCTGACGGCACGTTGTAGGCGGCGACCGAATTGTCGCCGATCATCTTCCAGATCTGCGGCGGTTCCGAAGAGGACGGGCCGGAGGGATAAGAACCGCACAGCGTGCGCTTCAACAGGCTGGGCTTGGCCAGATGGTCGATACCCCTGATGCCGTACATGTCGCCGGCGGCGATTGGATGCAGCGTCGTGATGTCCTTGGGACGGCCCTCTGCCTCGAAGCGCTCGCCGATCGCGGCGAGCACCGCATCGGGGCAGCCGAGGCCGCTCGACGACGACACGGAAACGACCATGCCGTCCCCGATCAGGCTGGCGGCTTGCGCTGCGGAGACAAGCTTGCTCACCCTGCGCCCCCGAGTTTCGGGTCGACCGCAACGGCCACGCCGGACCTGGCTGACTGCAACGCCGCCTCGGCCGCGGTCAGCGACCAGACGCCGTCCTCGCCGGTGGCCGACGGCTGGCCTTGGCCACCGATCGCCGCATGGAACTGGCGCAAAGACCTGACATAGAGATCCTCGCGGTCAAAGCTCAATTCCTCTTCGCCCTTTGCCGTGCGCAGCAGCACGGAACCGATCGGCTTCTGCGTCATCACATCTTTCGCGATCAGCGAGCCTTCGCTGCCATGCACCTCGAAGCCGGTGCCGGCGAATTTGGTGGTGAAGCCCTCATGCGACTGGGCAATGACGCCCGACCTGAATCGCCAGATGCACATGGCGCCATCTTCCAACCCGCTGGCGGCCATGCCGGCCGATTGCGTGAACGCCGAAACCTCGAGCGGATCGTCGGCGAGCACGAAACGCAACGTGTCGGCATCATGCACGGTGATGTCGAGCACGACGCCACCGCCGGCTTCCGGCCTGGTGATGCGCCAGCCCTGCAGATTCTCAGGCAGATAGACCGAGTGGAAGACACGCGCGGCAATCGGCTTGCCGATGCGGCCGCCGGCAATGCTATCGCGCATCGCCCGGTGCGAGCCGGCATTGCGCAAATGATGGTTGGTGCCGAGCACGAGACCGGCTGCCCTGGCGGCGGCGACCATTGTGCGCGCATCGGCGCTGGTCAGCGCCAGCGGCTTTTCGCACAGCACATGCTTTCCCGCCTTGATGGCGGCTAATGCCTGCTCGAGATGCAACTCGTTGGTGGTCGAGATGTAGACGGCGTCGACGTCGGAGCCGAGCAACTCATCGAGCGTCGAGACGGCAAGCGCAATGCCGTTCTCCCTGGCATAGGCCGTTGCTCGCTCCGGGCTGGAACTCATCACTGCCGCGATTTCTCCGTCGGCCTGAGCGCGGATGGCGTTGATCACGAATTGCCTGGCAATCGTGCTTGCGCCGATCAGTCCCCATTTGACGGTCATGCCGCGTCTCCCATTCCCGCACGGCGATCAGGCCCGCAACTGTCCCTGACGACGAGGTTGACGGCGCCGATATGATCCTCGGCGCGCGTGGTGCGCGACTGGATCATCTTGAGCATGACATGGGCGGCGCGCTCGCCGAGGCCTGCCGAATCCACCGCGACGCTGGTCAGCGCCGGCATGTAATGCTGGGCTTCGATGACGTCGTCGAAGCCGACGACGGCGAAATCCGCGCCGGGCTCGAGGCCGAGCTTGCGCAGCGCCAGCATGACGCCGAAGGCGACCGCATCGTTAAAGCACAGCGCCGCGGTCGGCGGCTCGGCCGTGGCGAGGGCCCTCTCCAGGCAGGCAATGCCGCCTTTGCGGCTGGTTTCGCCTTCGACGACGAGCGTGTCGCGTTTGGCGATGCCGAGCGCCGCGCAGGCCTCGCGAAATCCGCCCAGCCGCTCGTGATAGACCACCAGATCCGATGAGCCGCCGAAGAAGGCCAGCCGGCGATGCCCTTTGCCGATCAGATGGGCGGTGGCGAGCCAGGCGCCGCGATGATTGTCGGGCGCGATCACCGGGATGCGGCTCTCGGGGAGGCGGCGCATGGTGAAGACGATCGGAAGGCCCGCCATCTCGATGCGGCGGAAAGCACCCGGCGCCGTGCCGCGCGCCGGCGACACGATCAGCCCGGCGACACCTTGCTCCATCAGCGATTTCAGCACCTCTTCCTGGCGCACCGGGTTCTCCGCCGTGTTGGCGATGAACGGCACGATGCCCGCCGACTGGAAGACACGCTCCATGCCGACCGCCATTTCGGCGAAAAATGGGTTAGTAAGGTCGTTGATGACCATGCCGATGACGTTGGAATGGGCCTTGCGCAGATTGGCGGCGCCGCGGTTGTAGACATAGCCGACATCCTCGATCGCCTTGCGAACCTTCAGCGCGGTCTCAGGCCGGATCAGATCGCTGCCCTGCAGCACCAGCGACACCGTCGACTTGGACACCCCCGCCTCACGGGCAATGTCGAGTATCGTCGCCTTGGGCCTGCTGGCCATCCAGATCGTCCTCGGTGTTTTTTGGTCGAATTTATTGGAACGTTCTAATTCTGAGCTGAATTTGAGTCAATCAAGATTTTTACCAAAATTCGAAAATCCGGCATTCACGGCTTTCCCTCGCTACGATGCAGCATTCTGGGGCGTGGATCCAAGAATCCAAAAGGTCCTTGATTTGTTGGAACGTTCCATTTAATAGGCGTGCCAAAGGGAGAAACCGATGGACATTGCCTTGCCCGGGGAGGGCGGTCGCAGCACTCGCTACCACTTGGTCGGCCAGCCGGCACAGCCGGTGATCGGCGCGCGGTTTTCGCGCATCGCCTATGCCGCCGCCCATGTCGTTGCCGATCCCTTGGCGATGGCCGATCCGTGGTCTCATCCTGCGGTCGACTGGGAGCGCACGATGGCGTTCCGCCATCATCTGTGGCGGCTCGGCTTTCACGTCGCCGAGGCGATGGACACTTCGCAGCGCGGCATGGGTTTCGACTGGACAAACGCCAGGGAATTGATCCGCCGCTCGATCGCCGAGGCGCGAACCGTCGAGGGCGCCGATCTCGCCTCAGGCGCCGGAACAGACCACCTGGTGCCGAGCGCCGCCAGTACGCTCCACAATGTCGTCGCGGCCTATGAGGAGCAGTTCGGTTTCATCGAGGGCCTGGGCGGCAAGGCGATCATGATGGCCAGCCGGGCGCTTGCGACTATCGCCAAGGGTCCCGACGATTATTTCAGCGTGTATGACCGCATCCTGTCCCAGGCATCCGGCAAGGTCATCCTGCACTGGCTGGGCGACATGTTCGATCCGGCGCTGAAGAATTACTGGGGCAGCCATGATTTCGACACTGCGCTCGATACGGTCGTCGCCATCATCGAACGCCATGCCGGCAAGGTCGAGGGGATCAAAATATCGCTGCTCGATGCCGGCAGAGAGGTTGCCCTGCGCAACCGGCTACCGGGAGGGGTCGTCATGTTCACCGGTGACGATTTCAACTACCCCGAGTTGATCGCCGGCGATGGCCAAAGACATTCGCACGCGCTGCTCGGAATTTTCGACGCCATCGCGCCGGTCGCCAATGCCGCGCTGGCGAGGCTGACCGACGGCGATCGCGCCGGCTATGACGCGCTGATGGCGCCGACAGTGCCTTTGTCACGAAAGATCTTCGAGGCGCCGACCGAGTACTACAAGGCCGGTATCGTCTTTATGGCGTGGCTGAACGGCCACCAGGACCATTTTTCGATGATCGGCGGCATGCAATCGGCACGCGGCATCTGCCACTACGCCGATGTGTTCCGCCTTGCCGACCAGGCCGGATTGCTGGCCGACCCGGAGCTTGCCAGCGCAAGAATGAAGAGCCTGTGCGCCGTGGCGGGCGTCTGAGCGCCAAGCGCAAGAAGAGCTCGCCCGAATCTCCGATTTGCCTTGTCCCGGCAAATCTCTATGCGCTATGCGTCCGACGCAGGACCATCCGGCGCGCCGACGCCAGATGGTCATAGCGGCCGTTCTGCATAGGGATACGCCAATGAACTTCGATCTAAGGGGCAAGCGCGTTTTCGTGGCCGGGCATCGCGGCATGGTCGGCTCGGCCATATCGCGCAGGCTGGCGGACGAGGACTGCGAGGTCCTGACCGCATCCCGCGATGAACTCGATCTCCTAGACCAGGCCGGCGTGCGGCGCTGGATGGCTGGCCACAGGCCGGACGCGGTGGTGATGGCGGCGGCCAAGGTCGGGGGTATCCTGGCCAACAACAAATTGCCGGTCGATTTTCTGCAGGACAATCTCATCATGCAGACCAATGTCATCGAGAGCGCCTTCCGCAACGAGGTGCAGAAATTGCTGTTTCTCGGTTCGTCCTGCATCTATCCGAAGTTTGCGGCGCAGCCGATCTCCGAGGACGCTTTGCTCACCGGTCCGCTCGAGCCGACCAACGAATGGTACGCGATCGCCAAGATCGCTGGGCTGAAACTGTGCCAGGCCTATCGGCGCCAATACGGTGTCGAGTACATCTCGGCGATGCCGACCAATCTCTATGGCCCCGGCGACAATTTCGACCTCTCCACCAGCCATGTCGTACCAGCCCTGATGCGCAAGGCGCACAAGGCCAAGCGCGCCGGCGACAAAACCCTGGAAGTCTGGGGATCGGGCACGCCGATGCGCGAGTTCCTGCATGTCGATGACGCCGCCGACGCCCTGGTCTGGCTGCTGAAAAACTATGCCGGCGACAGCCACGTCAATGTCGGCTCGGGCGAAGACATCACCATTGCCGAGCTGGCCCGCACCATGCTCGCCGTCGTCGGCGCCGAGGCGGTGCTCACATTCGATGCGACGAAGCCGGACGGCACGCCGCGCAAGCTGATGGACGTATCGCGCCTGTTTGCCACCGGCTGGCGGCCGCGATACTCGCTTCAGAGCGGACTGGAGCAGACCTATGCCTGGTTTCTCCGGCACATCGAGACGGGCGATCTCCGCCTCGGTGCGGCTTGATCGTCGACGCTGATTGCTGCATGACGGCCTGGGCGGTCGTCTCTTGGCCATGGCCAATGCAAAGTCGCAAAACGATTTCCTCTGCACAGGGGATTTGGTTCTTTGACTGTCGGTCACTGCCGGCCGGCCTGCAGCCGCCGATCCAACGTACACAGGCCACCACACCTTCGTCATCCTAGGACGGAGCAGGAGCGAAGCGACGTCGCGGAGACCCTGGGATCTATGCCGTGACATAAGCCGAAGACTGCAGCGGCCCAGAACGGCGCTTGCATCCGCAATGGCCATCCGCAATGGCGCTCCTTACGCTTCCGCGATGATCGGGCTATGCCACCATGACCGCGGCGCGGCACGATCTACGTCGGCGTCACCAATGATCTCGGCCGCCGCATGCCGGAGCACAAATCCGGCGAAGGCTCGCGCTTCACCAGCCGCTACGGCGTGCAGGGTCTGGTCTGGTACGAGGAATATTTCGACATTCGCGACGCTATCCAGCGCGAAAAGTCGCTGAAGCGCTGGCTGCGGCAATGGAAGATCGAGCTGGTCGAGAAGAGCAATCCGGAGTGGTTCGAGCTTTTTCGCGGGACGGGGTGGTAGCGTTCGGTTCTGGGCCGCTGCATTCTTCGGCTGAGGTAACGTCATGGATCCCAGGGTCTGCGCCGCGTCGCTTCGCTCCTTGCTTGCCCTAGGATGACGAAGCGATGGACGCATTCGCTAGTCTCAACGGTTTGCGATTCGCCACTCACTCCGCGTTCACTGCAGATCGCCGATCTGTCAAAATCACTGTGCAGAGGAACTCTCATGACCGTGGTCAAGAGTAATGGGTGTCGCCTCGATCTTGCCGAAATACGGCATCCACCCGGTCCAACCAGAAGCGCGCCCGTAAGAGAGGAAATCCACGGGTACGAGAGACGGCGGATTGTCTGGATGGTGGGCGTGACAGGGATTGAACCTGTGACCCCTGCAATGTCAATGCAGTGCTCTCCCGCTGAGCTACACGCCCATCCGAAGCCGCGCATACACCATTTTTGCTCCGGCGCGTCAATAGCAGGAAAAGGGAAAGAACGGTTCGCCTTGCCACGCCGTCGAAGGCGCGCCGGAAGCCGGCGGCGGAAAGCGTGTCAGGCTGCCTGCAGCATCTTTTCGACCTCGTTGACGAGGTCGCGCAAATGGAACGGCTTCGACAGCACCTTGGCGTCTTTCGGCGCCTGGGAATCCGGATTGAGCGCGACGGCGGCGAAGCCGGTGATGAACATGACCTTGAGGTCGGGATCGATCTCGGTGGCGCGGCGGGCGAGTTCAATGCCGTCCATCTCCGGCATGACGATATCGGTCAAGAGCAGTGAGAACGGCTCTTCGCGCAGCCGTTCATAGGCGCTGGCGCCATTGTCGAAATCGCTGACCTGGTAGCCGGCACGCTCCAGCGCCTTGACGAGGAACCGGCGCATGTCGTCGTCGTCTTCCGCCAGTAGAATGCGTGCCATCTTATCCCGTCCGAATCACCCGCCCGGGACTGCCGTGGGGCAGCCCGTTAACCATCCTGTATATGAGGAGGCGAGGGTAAACATCAAGTGAACGATAAAGGCCCGATCGGCCTTTGACAAAGCAGTCCGCACGCCGAAACGCTGGACATGCGGCCGGCGAGGTGGCACCTTTCCAATCATGATGCATTGGTGTTTCCGGGTTCGTTCAAGTTGAAAACGGCAGCCGAGGATTTTTCGGTCGTTCCCCCTTTCGAAATCCGGTCGGGCGCCGAACAGCGCGTTCCCTTCCTTTTCAACTCGCCGCATAGCGGCCGTCACTATCCGGACCGGTTCCTGGCGATGGCAAGGCTGGACCGAAACGCCATCCGCCGCTCCGAAGATTGCTATGTCGACGAATTGTTCGGCGGCGCCGTCGCGCTCGGCGCGCCGATGCTGGCGGCAAACTTCCCGCGCGCCTATCTCGACGTCAACCGGGAGCCCTGGGAACTCGATCCGCGCATGTTCGCCGAACCGGTGCCGTCGTTCTGCAATATCCGTTCGGCGCGCGTCGCCGGCGGGCTTGGCACCGTGCCCAAGCTGGTGGGAGAAGGGCTCGACATCTATGCCGGCCGCTTGCCGCTGGCGGAAGCCGTCGCGCGTATCGAGGCCGTCTACAAGCCTTATCACGAGACGCTGAAACGGCTTTTGACCACGACCAATGCGCGGTTCGGCTTTGCCGTGCTGATCGATTGCCACTCGATGCCGGCGAGCATCAGGGTCGGCGACAGCGGTGTCAGGCCCGACTTCATCGTCGGCGACCGTTTCGGCATGTCGGCCTCGGCAGCGCTGACCGAGACGGCGATCGGCCTGCTCATCGGCATGGGCTATACCGTCGCCCATAACAAGCCCTACGCCGGAGGCTTCATCACCGAGCACTATGGCCGCCCTGTGCGCCATCTCCATGCGCTGCAGATCGAGGTCAATCGCGGGATCTACATGAACGAGCGGACGTTCCAGAAATCCGCCGGCTTCGATGCACTCGCCGACGATCTGGCGCAATTCTCGGCCGACCTGATGGCAATGCCCGACCACAATTTCATCGACCTGCCGCTTGCCGCCGAATGATGCCGAAAATCGAATCGAGATCTTGCGCCGGATAAGGGCGTCGGCGTGCCGGTCGGGGACGCGCAATCGGCTGGCTGCCGCGCCGAAAAAAAGACCGCATCGTTTGCACGACACGGTCGAAGTCTAGGGAGGAAACGCCCAAGGAGGGCATGGACAGGAAAACCTGTCCGAGAACAAATCTATTGTGCGATGCACAAATGTCAAGCCGTTTTTAATTCACTATGATGTGGAAACTGAGTTTCGAGGGCGCCAGCGTTGCATTCGAGCAACAGTTGTCGATGCGCAAAAGTCCCGCACGCCCTTGTTTTGGCGGAAATCCACAGGCAGACGATGGTTCCAGCACGCTAACCGCGGGGAGACTCAGTTGGATATCAGCATCGATTTCATGCGGCGCATTGCGCGTGCCGCCGCTGCCGAAACCTTGCCGCGCTTCCGCAGCCAGGGCGCGGTCGCCAACAAGGAGCAAGGCAGCTTCGACCCGGTCACCGAGGCCGACCGCGAGACTGAGCGGGTCATTCGCGCGCTTATATCAGCGGAATATCCCGATCACGGCATCCTCGGCGAGGAGCATGGCAGCGAGAACATTACCAGCAGGCATGTCTGGGTGATCGATCCGATCGACGGCACCCGTGCCTTCATTTCCGGCCTGCCGGTGTGGGGAACGTTGGTCGGGCTGACCGTCGACGGCGATGCCGTTGCCGGGATGATGTCGCAGCCCTTCACCGGCGAGCTTTTCTACGCCAACGCGTCCGGCGCCCATTATGAAGGCCCGGGCGGGCCGCGAAGGCTGACGACACGCAAGACGATAAGCCTCGCCGAGGCGACGCTGTTCACCACCACGCCGGCACTGTTCAAGGGAGACGCGCGCCTGCGTTACGACCTGTTCGAGCGGCAGGTCCAACTCGCCCGCTACGGCACCGACTGCTACGCCTTCGCCATGGTCGCGGCGGGAAGCGTCGACATCGTCGCCGACCCCGGTTTGAAACCCTACGATATCGTCGCGCTGATCCCGATCATCGAGAAGGCCGGCGGCGTCGTCACCACCTTCGAAGGCGGACCGGCGGAAAGGGGCGGCGACATCCTGGCTGCGGCAACGCCGGAGCTTCATGCCGCCGCGATGGCGGCGCTGCGTGGCTGAGTCGGCTGGCAGTTGGCCGTTGCATAGCCCACGCTCCTGACGGGAGGGTGTCAGCAGCTCTCGGCTATGGAGACTATGTCACGGAAGGGAATCACATGCGGACGCAGTCAACAGCCAGCCGTTCCGAAAATGCTCCAGCAGAAAATGCCCTGGGAGATGGCAGGGCCGACTTCGATTTCTTCTTCGGACGCTGGAAAGTCAACCATCGAAGATTGCAGAAGCGGCTGCAAGGCGACACGAACTGGGACGTGTTTGGCGGGACATGCGAGGTGCGCCCGATCCTTGGCGGGCTCGGCAATGTCGACGACAATGTCATTGGATTACCCGGCGGCGCCTATCGCGCCGCCACGCTGCGGACCTTCGATCCGGCGACGAGACAATGGTCGATCTGGTGGCTCGACGGCCGCAATCCGGCGACCATCGATGTTCCGATGCGCGGCGCCTTCGAAGCAGGCGTCGGCACGTTCCTGTGTGAAGACGTCTTCGACGGACGCGATATCCTGGTTCGCTTCCTGTGGTCGCGGATCACTGAAAGATCGGCGCGCTGGGAGCAGGCTTTTTCATCGGATGGCGGCAATACCTGGGAGATCAACTGGGTCATGGATTTCGCCCGGCAAGCGTAGGGGGAGATCGAGTTGGCAGACATTTTTCGAGCCAAGTCATGTTTTCAAGCCAAGACTTTTTTCGAGCCAGGTCATGTTTTCAATGATTTGGAGCGGTCTTCCGCGCGGGGGGAGCACGGCACTCAATCAGGCGGTGTCGTCGCTTCCCGGGATGAAGGCATCGAAGGCGGCAAAGAACTGCTCGCGAAAAAAGTCGGCTTCCTGCAATATTTCATGGCGTGCGCCATCGATCACCAGCAGCGAACCTAGACGCAGGCGTCTGGTGTAGGTTTCCACCGCCTTCGTCGAGACGACCTGGTCGGCGCCCGCGGCGACCACCAGCAGGGGAACCTGGATCCTGGCCATGAAGTCGGGATCGCTGACGGCCTCGGACGCCTCAGCCGCCGCTTTCAGCCAGCGGATCGTCGGGCCGCCGAGCGCCAGTTTCGGGTAGGTTTCGTAGATCAGCGTGTTGCGCAGATACCGCTCCGGATCCGATGTCACCATGTTGGTGGCAAACGGAATGGTTCTTCTGGGCCGCGGACCCCAGGCGGCATAAAGCTTGCCAAGGCCCAGCAGACAGAACAGCGAGCAGAGGCGGCGAACGGTGGTGGTCGAGACCGGCAGGTCGGGCACGGCCAGGAAGGGCGCGATCAGTACCATGCGGCGTACGCGGTTCACCATCGACGGCCCGGCAAGCAGCGTGATCACCGCCCCAGCCGAATGGGCCAATATGTAATATGGCCCCCGGCAGTCGGGCAGCACGATCTCCTCGAAGAACTGTTCCAGGTCGCCGGTGTAGTCGAAGAAGCTGCGGACATAGCCGCGCTCGCGGTCGCCGATCAGCCGGTCGGAACCGCCCTGGCCGCGCCAGTCGAAGGTGGCGACGCCAAAGCCGCGGTCGGCAAGGTTGCGAATGGTCTCGAAATATTTTTCGATGCACTCGTTGCGGCCGGTCAAAACGACCACGGTGCCCGTCAGCGGGCGGGCAACGGCGGGAAAGAGGCCATAGCGGATCTTCTTGCCGTCGCGCGTGGTGAAGAAACCACCGGCGGCATTCTCCGGCAGCGGATTGCCCGGAGTTTCGAGGAAAAGGGGAATTTTGTCGATCAAAGGGATTTCGTCGGGGAGGTCCGTCATTCGGCGCTGCGTTTTAAGTGTCGCTGCCTGCATGGCGCAAGCTTTTGTAGGCATAGACGCCCATGCAGCAAAAGCAAAGGAATTCCGGACGCGCAGGAAAGGCTGCACGAGGCAGCCGGCGAGTGAGGCCGAAAGCAGCTTGCGGCATGCTTCCGGCCCCCCGTCGATCCGGGAGGAAGGGACGTTACACCCGGTCGGCCCCGTTGCGGCAATCTCGCGCATAACCCCGAAAACCGCAGCCGATTTCGCTGTGAATCATGCGCAATCAAAGTGTTACAGCCTGCGTGTCCGAGAGGACGCGCGACGCCGTAACCGCCGCCTGTTCCTTGATCCTGGAAGCAGCCTAGCGCGACTTAGCTGAACGTCCGCCGAAGCCGCGGTTCATCTGCCGTTCATCGAGGCGGCAGAATCTTGAAATGCCTTCTCGTGCTCCCCAAATGTCTGCTGCGGCCGCCAATGTCGGGGCTGCTGGCCTATCCGGAACGCCGTCACGGGTTTCGCACCGGCCATACGCAAACCTTGTTGCTCAACAGGAGAACACACTATGCGTCATGTTGATTTTTCCCCGCTCTATCGTTCGACCGTCGGTTTCGACCGGCTGTTCACCATGCTTGATTCGCTTGCGCAGCCGGAAGGTGGGCAGACCTATCCGCCCTACAACATCGAGCGCACCGGTGAGGATTCCTACCGCATCTCGATGGCGGTCGCCGGATTCTCGGACGATGAGCTCTCGATCGAGGCTCACCGCAACGTTCTGACTGTCAAGGGTGAGCGCAAGGAGGGCAATGGCGAAGGCTCCGAACTGCTCTATCGCGGTATCGCCAGCCGGGCCTTTGAGCGCCGCTTCCAGCTTGCCGACCATGTTGACGTCGTCGGCGCCTCGCTGAAGAACGGCCTGCTCTTCGTCGACCTCAAGCGCAACATTCCCGAGGAGTTGAAGCCGCGCAAGATCGCGATCACCGCGTCTTCGGCGAAGGCCAAGCAGATCGAGGCCAAGACCGCTGCTTGACCTCAGCAATTAAAAGCCCGTCTCCTAGACGAGAGCGGCGCCGAAAGGCGCCGCTTTTTGTATGCCTGTGCCATCCAGGACCACAGGTCCTGGCCCTTTCGTGGCGAGCGGCGCTGCGTCATCCTGCGGCCTGAGTCATCTCGATCGCCGAGACCATCAAGGACGCGATGTCTGATTTTTCTTTGACGCTGACAGGCACAATCGCCATCACCTTCCTGCTGGCCGGTATCGTCAAGGGCGTCACTGGCATGGGGTTGCCGACGCTGGCGATGGGGCTGCTGGGTACGATCATGCCACCGGTCGCCGCTGCCTCGCTGCTTATTGTTCCGTCCTTCGCGACCAATGTCTGGCAGTTGTTCGCCGGCCCGAGTTTTGCGTCGATCCTGCGCCGGCTGTGGCTGATGATGATTGGCATCCTGATCGGCACCGTGGCGGGCTCATGGCTGCTGGCCAGCGACAACGTCAAGTGGACGACCGCCGGTCTTGGTGCCGCTTTGATCGCGTATGGCGCCTACACCTTGCTGGCCCGCCAATTGACCGTCCCGGTGCCAGCCGAGGGCTGGTCGTCACCCGCAGTCGGTTTCATCACCGGCATTGTCACGGGCGGCACGGGGGTATTCGTGGTTCCCGCCGTCCCCTATATCCAGGCATTGGGACTGGGCAAGGATGACCTGATCCAGGCGCTCGGTCTTTCCTTTACCGTGTCGACCATTGCGCTAGCGGTCGGCCTAGCCTCGCATGGGGCGTTCCAGCTTGAGCATATCGCGATGTCTTCGCTGGCCGTTGCTCCAGCCTTGCTTGGCATGTGGCTCGGGCAGGTCCTCAGGCAACGGATCAACCCAAAAACCTTCCGGCGCTGGTTTCTGATTTTTCTGATCCTGCTCGGCTTCGAGCTTCTGGTGCGGCCCTTCCTGGCTTAGCCCTAAACGGACTACGCGCCGATCAAGGCCTCGAATCGCGCTATGTCCTCATCCGTGGTCGCGAAGCTGGTGACGAAGCGATGGATAGCCTCATTCTCGCTGAGATGACCGTCGAAACCGTGCGGTACTCCCCATTCGTAGAATTTGGCGCCGGCCGCCTGCAGTCGTGCGGCATTGTCGTGGCTGAGGATTGCGAAGACTTCATTGGCCTGGGGAGGCCAAGCAAGCCGGGCCGAAGCAGAATCCTCAATTGCTGCCGCCAGGCGCGCGGCCATGACGTTGGCATGTCGCGCGGTTTTCAGCCACAGATCGTCGGCGAAATATGCTTCGAACTGCGCCGCGATAAAGCGCGATTTGGAGAAATTCTGTGCGGCGCGCTGGCGCAGCAGGCGCAGATCCCGTCCCAGGTTTGGATTAAGCACCACCACCGCGTCGGCCATCCAGCAACCGTTCTTGGTGCCGCCAAAGGAGACGATGTCGATGCCGCTCTTCCAGGTCATTTCCGCCACAGTGGCGTCTATCGCGGCAATCGCGTTGGCGAAGCGGGCGCCGTCCATATGCAAAGGCAACCCATGACGATGGCTCACTTCGGAGATGGCTGTGATCTCGGCGGCGGTGTAGACGGTGCCGACTTCAGTCGCCTGCGTGATCGTGACCGCCATCGGTTGCCCGGCGGGAGCCAAGTCTTGGGAATAGCGCATGATGGCCCTATCGAGCGCCTGCGGATTGATGCGCCCCAATGCCCCCGGCACCGGCGACATACGCGCTCCTCCGGTGAAAAAGCCCGACGCGCCGAATTCATCGACGGTCATATGCGCTTCGGAATGGCAGAAGGCGACGCCGCCAATGCGGTTGCACGCGCTCATGGAGAGGGCGTTGGCCGCCGTACCGGTTGCGACGAAGAACACTGCAACCTCGCGTTCGAAAATTTCGCTGAAGCGCCGATAGATGGCGCGGTCCAGGTCGCTGTCGCCGTAAGCAGTGGCAGCACCTGTGGCATGCCGGGATAAATTGGCTGAGATGTCGGGATGGGCGCCTGCCCAATTGTCGGAAGCGAAATTCATGCGTTTGCCTGTGCTGGGAAAGTCGATGCAACCTTGGCCGCTTTCGCATGCCGCTCGCAAGTGCCAAGCGGCGGAAAAGCGGTAAAGCCAGCGAGAGCGGAGAACAGGACATACGGTCGAAGGTTGCGTTTTGGTGTGGCCGCGCGTAATTTTCTGTCGCGGACAGCCCAAGATTGTTGTGAATCGGTCTTGTGCCCATCCGTAATTTCTGTCATAAAAATTTAGGACAGTAGTGCTGTCTTATTTTGTCGCACAAAACGGGCTGGATTGGCGTATCATTGGGCCTCTCCGGCCGTTGCCGCGAGCGACAGATAGACAGCCCGGCTCTGGCCTGTACGATTGCCGGATGCGAACCAGGCCGCCTGGTTCGGCAAGGATTTCGCAAGACGGGATTTCGCAAGACGTGCCGCAAGGATGAGAGGGAAGCTCATGCGCTTCCCAACGGAAACCAGCGCCCGAAGGGCTGGCATGGAGGACAGGACGATGACGGAAGTGACGCCATCTGCGACGAACGG is part of the Mesorhizobium sp. L-2-11 genome and harbors:
- a CDS encoding N-formylglutamate amidohydrolase translates to MRPARWHLSNHDALVFPGSFKLKTAAEDFSVVPPFEIRSGAEQRVPFLFNSPHSGRHYPDRFLAMARLDRNAIRRSEDCYVDELFGGAVALGAPMLAANFPRAYLDVNREPWELDPRMFAEPVPSFCNIRSARVAGGLGTVPKLVGEGLDIYAGRLPLAEAVARIEAVYKPYHETLKRLLTTTNARFGFAVLIDCHSMPASIRVGDSGVRPDFIVGDRFGMSASAALTETAIGLLIGMGYTVAHNKPYAGGFITEHYGRPVRHLHALQIEVNRGIYMNERTFQKSAGFDALADDLAQFSADLMAMPDHNFIDLPLAAE
- the hisN gene encoding histidinol-phosphatase; this encodes MDISIDFMRRIARAAAAETLPRFRSQGAVANKEQGSFDPVTEADRETERVIRALISAEYPDHGILGEEHGSENITSRHVWVIDPIDGTRAFISGLPVWGTLVGLTVDGDAVAGMMSQPFTGELFYANASGAHYEGPGGPRRLTTRKTISLAEATLFTTTPALFKGDARLRYDLFERQVQLARYGTDCYAFAMVAAGSVDIVADPGLKPYDIVALIPIIEKAGGVVTTFEGGPAERGGDILAAATPELHAAAMAALRG
- a CDS encoding DUF1579 domain-containing protein; its protein translation is MRTQSTASRSENAPAENALGDGRADFDFFFGRWKVNHRRLQKRLQGDTNWDVFGGTCEVRPILGGLGNVDDNVIGLPGGAYRAATLRTFDPATRQWSIWWLDGRNPATIDVPMRGAFEAGVGTFLCEDVFDGRDILVRFLWSRITERSARWEQAFSSDGGNTWEINWVMDFARQA
- a CDS encoding alpha/beta fold hydrolase; this translates as MTDLPDEIPLIDKIPLFLETPGNPLPENAAGGFFTTRDGKKIRYGLFPAVARPLTGTVVVLTGRNECIEKYFETIRNLADRGFGVATFDWRGQGGSDRLIGDRERGYVRSFFDYTGDLEQFFEEIVLPDCRGPYYILAHSAGAVITLLAGPSMVNRVRRMVLIAPFLAVPDLPVSTTTVRRLCSLFCLLGLGKLYAAWGPRPRRTIPFATNMVTSDPERYLRNTLIYETYPKLALGGPTIRWLKAAAEASEAVSDPDFMARIQVPLLVVAAGADQVVSTKAVETYTRRLRLGSLLVIDGARHEILQEADFFREQFFAAFDAFIPGSDDTA
- a CDS encoding Hsp20 family protein, producing MRHVDFSPLYRSTVGFDRLFTMLDSLAQPEGGQTYPPYNIERTGEDSYRISMAVAGFSDDELSIEAHRNVLTVKGERKEGNGEGSELLYRGIASRAFERRFQLADHVDVVGASLKNGLLFVDLKRNIPEELKPRKIAITASSAKAKQIEAKTAA
- a CDS encoding sulfite exporter TauE/SafE family protein, with product MSDFSLTLTGTIAITFLLAGIVKGVTGMGLPTLAMGLLGTIMPPVAAASLLIVPSFATNVWQLFAGPSFASILRRLWLMMIGILIGTVAGSWLLASDNVKWTTAGLGAALIAYGAYTLLARQLTVPVPAEGWSSPAVGFITGIVTGGTGVFVVPAVPYIQALGLGKDDLIQALGLSFTVSTIALAVGLASHGAFQLEHIAMSSLAVAPALLGMWLGQVLRQRINPKTFRRWFLIFLILLGFELLVRPFLA
- a CDS encoding threonine aldolase family protein yields the protein MNFASDNWAGAHPDISANLSRHATGAATAYGDSDLDRAIYRRFSEIFEREVAVFFVATGTAANALSMSACNRIGGVAFCHSEAHMTVDEFGASGFFTGGARMSPVPGALGRINPQALDRAIMRYSQDLAPAGQPMAVTITQATEVGTVYTAAEITAISEVSHRHGLPLHMDGARFANAIAAIDATVAEMTWKSGIDIVSFGGTKNGCWMADAVVVLNPNLGRDLRLLRQRAAQNFSKSRFIAAQFEAYFADDLWLKTARHANVMAARLAAAIEDSASARLAWPPQANEVFAILSHDNAARLQAAGAKFYEWGVPHGFDGHLSENEAIHRFVTSFATTDEDIARFEALIGA